GCTAACCGCTACGCTCACCTGCTCGGAGCTGCTAGGAAAGGAGTACCTGGCTAAGAAGATTGGGGAGGTGTAGGTAGAGAAGATATTTATTAGAAGTTATTATTAGAAGTTATACGGAGGTAGACGGAAATAGACGGAAGTTAAACGGAGGTAAGAAGAAGTTAGAAGAAGTTACAAGAAGTTAGAGAAGGCAAAGAATGGTGGTTATCCCACATCTCATATCTCATATCTAAATCCCTGTGTCCTCTGTGTCTCCGTGTCTCTGTGTTGAAAAAAGAAGTTAAACGGAAATAGACGGAAGGTAGACGGGAGTTATACGGAGGTAAGAAGAAGTTAGAGAAGATAGAGAAGTTAGAGAAGGCAAAGAATGGTGGTTATCCCACATCTCATATCTAAATCCCTGTGTCCTCTGTGTCTCTGCGTCTCTGTGTCTCCGTGTCTCTGTGTTGAAAAAAGAAGTTAAATGGAAATAGACGGAAGGTAGACGGGAGTTATACGGAGGTAAGAAGAAGTTAGAGAAATAAAGAAGTTAGAGAAGGCAGAGAAGTCAGAGAAGGCAAAGAATGGTGGTTATCCCACATCTCATATCTCACATCTCATATCTCACATCTCACATCTCACATCTCATATCCCACATCTCAAATTATATAGTGATGAAAAAGGTTTTAAAATATGTGTCTATAGGTTTGCTGGCAATTTTGTTGCTAGTGGCGGGAGCTATTACGGTTCTTTATTTAAGCGCCGATATGGGAACACCCGAGGTGTCGGTAAACCTAAATGCGTACCCGGTATCGGATACCAATGGCGTGCGCACCTGCAAGGGAAGTTACCTGCGCCAGAGTGAAAGTGGTTTATGGGAGGCCTACCTTCAGGGCGATCCGTTGAGCAGAGGTGTCTCCATGGGACGTCTATCTCAAGATCTGCTCTTCTACCAGGAGAAGGTGTTTGTTGATCAAATTAAGGAGATTGTTCCCTCTGATAGCTACCTTAAGTTCCTTCGCTTCTTCACCATTATTTTCAACCGGAATTTGGGCGAATATATCCCCGACGAGTACCGAAGGGAGATCTACGGCATATCGCTATCGTGCACCAACGAGTATAACTTTATTGGTACACCCTACGAGCGGCAGCTCAACTACCATGCGGCACACGATATTGGCCACACCATGCAGGAGTATATGCTGGTAGGATGTAGCTCGTTTGCGGTTTGGGATGGCAAGAGCCAAGACTCCTCGCTGCTGGTTGGCCGCAATTTCGACTTCTATGTTGGCGATGATTTTGCCAAGAATAAGCTAATCTCCTTCGTAAATCCTAGCAGCGGCTACAAGTTTGCATCGGTTGGCTGGGCTGGAATGGTAGGGGTGCTGTCGGGTATGAACGAGGCAGGACTTACCGTTACCATCAATGCTGCTAAGGGGGATATACCCACCTCGGCCGCCATGCCTATATCTATTCTTGTACGCGAGATTCTTCAGTATGCCTCAACCATCAAGGAGGCGTATGCAATAGCCCAAAAGCGCCATACCTTTGTGTCGGAGTCTATCCTTATAGGTTCGGCAAAAGATGGTAGGGCGGCAATAATAGAGAAGACGCCATCGCAAATAGGGCTATTCGAGAGTGGGAGCGATAGGATTATATGCACCAACCACTACCAGTCGGATACCTTTAAGAGCGATCCTAAGAACTTGGAGAATATAGCAACCACCGATAGCCCTTACCGCTATAAGCGCCTCCAAACGCTTTTGTCGGATAGTAAGCCGCTAAACCCCACCTCTGCAGCTAAGATTCTGAGGGATAGGTTGGGCGTAAACGGCGAGGATATTGGGCTGTGCAACGAGAAGTCGTTAAACCAATCTATCGGTCACCACTCCGTTATATTTAAGCCCAAGGAGGGGCTAATGTGGGTATCCACCTCGCCTTGGCAGTCGGGGAAGATGGTATGCTACAACCTAAAGAAGATATTCGCTAAGCCCGACTTTAGCCGTGAGCTGGCCGATAGCAAGCTTACCATTGCGGCCGATACCGCTTTTATCCAGCACGACTATGCACGGGTGGTGGCATTCCGTTCGTTGGCAAAGCAGGTAAAGAAGTCGATTGGCAGCAGCATACCGTTAAACGCCGATTCGCTTGGTAGGCTGCTGGCTGTTAACCCTAACATGTACCATACCTACGAGCTGCTTGGGAACTACTACCACCATTTCGGCCAGTTCGAAAAGGCAAGAGTCTACTGGCAGAAAGCCCTAGGTAAGGAGATTCCCCGTGTAAACGAGCGTAAGGCTATTGAGAAAAAAATTAAAGAGCTAGGCAAATGAGAAAGGATCAACATATACAGTTTTTGACTCCTCAGGAGATAAAGCGCTACCAGGAGGCTTGCCTTAAGGAGGAGCTGAGCTACCTTCAGGCCAATTCGGCGTTTTACTCGCGCATGTTTCGCGAGCATAAGGTGGATATTAGCACGATAACCTGCATAGAGGATCTAGCCCAGCTGCCGGTTACCACCAAGCGCGACCTGCAGCTTTATAACGACGACTTTATCTGTGTGGATAGGGGGCAGATCATCGACTACGTAACCACATCGGGTACGCTTGGCGATCCCGTAACCTTTGCCCTTACCGATGGCGATCTCGACCGCTTGGCCTACAACGAGTATCTCTCCTTCACAACGGCTGGCTGCACCAACGGTGATATCATCCAGCTGATGACCACCATAGACCGCCGCTTTATGGCAGGGCTAGCCTACTTTCTTGGGGCTAGGGAGCTGGGTGCTGGCGTAATTCGTGTAGGAAACGGCATACCCGAGCTGCAGTGGGATACCATTAGGCGTAACCGCCCCAGCTGCTGCATTGTGGTACCCTCGTTTCTGCTTAAGCTGATGGATTATGCCGAGGCTAACGGGATAGACTATCTCAACAGCCCGCTAAAGAAGGCCATCTGCATTGGCGAGTCGCTTCGTAACAACGACTTTACGCTCAATACCCTTGGTAAGCGTATCAGCGAGCGCTGGCCTACGCTAACGCTGCATTCCACCTACGCTTCTACCGAAATGCAGTCGTCGTTTACCGAGTGCGAGTGCCACAACGGGGGGCACCATCAGCCCGAGCTTATAATTGTAGAGTTCCTCGACGATAACAACCGACCTGTAAAGGAGGGCGAGGCAGGCGAGGTTACCATCACCACGCTAGGCGTTAAGGGAATGCCCCTGCTCCGGTTTAAGACCGGGGATATCTGCTACCATACCACCGAGAAGTGCAGCTGCGGACGTCAAACCATGCGGTTAAGTCCAGTGCTAGGCCGAAAGGGGCAGATGATTAAGTATAAGGGCACGACCCTCTACCCGTCGGCGCTGTACGACGTGCTCGATAACATCCCCGAGGTGGTTAACTATCTCGTTGAGGTGTACACCAACGCCATAGGCACCGATGCCATTCTGGTAAAGGTAGGCAGCGAAAGCCAGTCGGACGAGCTGGTGAAGCATATCAAGGATTCCTTTAGATCCAAGGTGCGCGTGGCTCCTGATATTGTGTTTGAGCCGATTGAAAGTATTGCAAAAAAGCAGCTGCCTAAGATGAGCAGGAAAGCAATAAAATTTGTAGATTTCCGAGATAAAACTGAGATTTAAAATTTAAGCAAAGCAATTATGGAGCCTGTATGGCTAGCCGCTATAGGTATCTCTAAGTGTTCGCTATACGGGTTACATCTAACTTTTAAAAATTATCCGGATGAAAAAAGTATTATGTGCAGCACTGCTGCTACTCTCCTTCACCTTCGCTTTTGGACAGGACGGTAAGGATGTTGCAAAGAAAGAAAAGAGCATTACCTTCTTTGGGGTCGATTTCTCGTTGGCTAAGGCCATTGGCGTTGGCGAGACTCCAGGGGTGCTAAAGAATGCGTTCGACAATATCAACATGCTGTTTACAACCGAGGCTAAGAAGTACAACATCTACAGCTACTTTAGCAAGGAGAATGTGGTAAATAGCTTTGATATGGTGAACAAGCTGAATAGAACCATCGACGAGTCTAGCCTAATTGGTACCGATAAGGGCTACACCATATCATCCGAGATGCTCGCTAAGCATGTAAAGGCATACGAAACCAACGGTAGCGGAATGGGGCTTATCTTTGTTGCCGAGCGTCTGGATAAGCTAGAGGCTAGGGGCTACTTTCACGTGGTATTCTTCGACCTTAAAACCAAGGAGATTATTCTTGATAGAAGAGCATCTGGCAATGCCAATGGCTTTGGCGTAAGAAACTACTGGGCTAACCCTATCTATAAGATTGTAAAGGCTTGGAGCTACTAGCCATCCTTGCTACATAGCATACCCGCCGCCGATATCGTCCTTTCGATGTCGGCGGCGTTGTTTTTCTCCACGAAGGTATTTATAAGAAGTTAGACGGAAGTTATACTGAAGTTAGACGGAGGTAAACGGAAGTTAGACGGGAGTTACAAGAAGGCTGGGAAGTTAGAGAAGTCAAAGAATAGTGGTTATCTCATATCTCATATCTCACATCTCAAATCGCATATCTAAATCCCTGTGCCCTCTGTGTCTCTGTGTCTCTGTGTTTAAAAAAGAAGTTATACGGAGGTAAACGGAAGTTAGACGGGAGTTACAAGAAGGCTGGGAATGGAGGTTACCTCATATCCCACATCTCACATCTCACATCTCATATCTCATATCTCACATCTCACATCTCATATCTAAATCTCCGTGCCCTCTGTGTCTCTGCGTCTCTGTGTTGAATCACATCTCAAATCTCATCAAAGGAATAAGAGTAAACGAAGATAAAGAATTTGTGAGATGATTTTTATTTTGTTTTAAAACGAATTTTAAACTTCTTTTTGTTGAAAAATAGAAATTTGCAAAGGATTAAAATTACTATTATTGTAATAATTGTGTATTTTATAAAAAAATTAGGACTATTAGCATTTAATTCTTTAATTTGTAAAAGAACTCCATATAGTGCCATTGCTGATAATAAAAGCAGAATTCCTTGAATTATATTTCCTTGTTTGGTATTCCTTTCATCATCAATAGTCTTTAATAGGTTGTACATGTTGTTTTCTGCATCTTTAGCCATGTTCATTCGGCTTTTAGTAAACGATTTTTCATCTATTTCTTTTGTAATTTCTCGTTCGTTTGTAGACATGTAAAAATAGTGTAACTCTAATCCATTTTCAACATCTAGTATCCCAGTTAGTAAGTCTCTGAATTCGGAAGATGTGACATGAAATTGTTTGCTTATGACTTTATTTCGAGCAATAGATTTTGCTGTTTTAATTTTAGAGAAGTAAAGACTGCATTTCGAGTTTGAAACAAAGTCAAAAGCTAAATCTTCATGAGAAAGCTCCTTGTTTGTAGTATCCCATTCGTATAGATGGCAACCTTTTATAAAATGTATTGAAGAATGGTCTGTTAGCTCAAATCTATCTTTTATGTTTGGGGTATCGTTGTTTAGAATATGGTATGATGAAATTGCAGACTTTTGATTTACAATAGGTATTTTGCAAATAGTAGTATCCATACATTGACACTCTTCGTCATCATCAAGCAAAAAAATATTTGAAAAGTATAGAGGCTTTACTATGTTCAGTATTTTTATCTTCTCAAGTTTATCTGTAAAAGATTTTATTCCATTAAGTATTGCAGCTGTAGTATCATCAAATATGGGAATAAAGTGCTTATCTACTTCTTCGTTGTTAGGATCGCTTGTAAGGGTAAATTGTGCAATAGACTGAACAAAACCATTATTCCATAGTATAAACTCGAAATGTTGAATGCAAACGTCATTTCTTACTTTAATAGCATCGTTTAATTTATCTATATCTTTTGGTAAAATTTTTATTCTAATGCCAACCAATGTCTTTAAGATGCATATTTTGGAAACTTTAATTTTATCTAACTTTATCTTATTTTTCGAGTTGTTGATGCATACTTGTACTGTATAGCTGTCAATTTTTGAGAGGTTCTCCCATGCATTACTATTAATGGAAAATCCAACTAAAATGGATTTGTTTTCAATTATTGATTTCATAGTCTTGTTAGTTAGTTGAATAGTTGTGAGACTAATTTACATTGTTTTTTCTAATGTGTCAAGTTATTTGAGTTTTTTCGATTCTGCATTTATCTTTTATATACCTACTTTATAATATCCTTAAATAAGGATGTTGGGTGTATTTTGAAATGCTTTGCTGACGCATAAAAGTGCGAATACCATTCTCTGATTCTTTTTAATCTAAGAAGCTAGAATAGGAGAGTATCTATAACTCTAAAGGCACCGAGGTTGCCCTGGTGCCTTTGGGGTATGGCGTGCTAAAGGATTAGCGTGCTTTGGAGGTCGCTCCACGGACCTGCCAGCTCGGGGTGCTTGGTGTTAAACCAGCGGAAGTAGATGTAGAGACGTAGCCCCGTATTCTCGGCTCCGGTGTTTAACGTAAA
This portion of the Alistipes sp. ZOR0009 genome encodes:
- a CDS encoding C45 family peptidase; its protein translation is MKKVLKYVSIGLLAILLLVAGAITVLYLSADMGTPEVSVNLNAYPVSDTNGVRTCKGSYLRQSESGLWEAYLQGDPLSRGVSMGRLSQDLLFYQEKVFVDQIKEIVPSDSYLKFLRFFTIIFNRNLGEYIPDEYRREIYGISLSCTNEYNFIGTPYERQLNYHAAHDIGHTMQEYMLVGCSSFAVWDGKSQDSSLLVGRNFDFYVGDDFAKNKLISFVNPSSGYKFASVGWAGMVGVLSGMNEAGLTVTINAAKGDIPTSAAMPISILVREILQYASTIKEAYAIAQKRHTFVSESILIGSAKDGRAAIIEKTPSQIGLFESGSDRIICTNHYQSDTFKSDPKNLENIATTDSPYRYKRLQTLLSDSKPLNPTSAAKILRDRLGVNGEDIGLCNEKSLNQSIGHHSVIFKPKEGLMWVSTSPWQSGKMVCYNLKKIFAKPDFSRELADSKLTIAADTAFIQHDYARVVAFRSLAKQVKKSIGSSIPLNADSLGRLLAVNPNMYHTYELLGNYYHHFGQFEKARVYWQKALGKEIPRVNERKAIEKKIKELGK
- a CDS encoding phenylacetate--CoA ligase family protein, which codes for MRKDQHIQFLTPQEIKRYQEACLKEELSYLQANSAFYSRMFREHKVDISTITCIEDLAQLPVTTKRDLQLYNDDFICVDRGQIIDYVTTSGTLGDPVTFALTDGDLDRLAYNEYLSFTTAGCTNGDIIQLMTTIDRRFMAGLAYFLGARELGAGVIRVGNGIPELQWDTIRRNRPSCCIVVPSFLLKLMDYAEANGIDYLNSPLKKAICIGESLRNNDFTLNTLGKRISERWPTLTLHSTYASTEMQSSFTECECHNGGHHQPELIIVEFLDDNNRPVKEGEAGEVTITTLGVKGMPLLRFKTGDICYHTTEKCSCGRQTMRLSPVLGRKGQMIKYKGTTLYPSALYDVLDNIPEVVNYLVEVYTNAIGTDAILVKVGSESQSDELVKHIKDSFRSKVRVAPDIVFEPIESIAKKQLPKMSRKAIKFVDFRDKTEI